Within Amycolatopsis sp. cg5, the genomic segment TGGCTGGGCGCCCTGCAGGTGTTCCTGGCCCGGCTGCGGGACCGGGACCGGTTCGCGCTCGCTGTCCCGGTGGACACCCGCATGCGTGCCGGCGCCGCCGAGGCGCTCGGGTTCTTCGGCGTGCCGCTCCCTTTCCCCGCGCGGGTGACCGCTGGCGAGTCCGTTCTCGAGGTGCTTCGCCGCACCGAGACCCGGCTGGTACGGCTGCTGGACGAAGGCACCTCGTTCCTCGATGCCATACCGGTGCTGATCGGGGAAAAGCTGCACCGGGAGAACGCGCCGCTCGTCGAGGTGTACTTCAACTATCTCGCGTCGGCACCGGGTGGGGTGCGGGGACTGGAAATCCTGCCCGTCGGCACCGGATACTCCGATGTGGACCTGATGGTCACGGTCCTGCCGGCGCTGGGTCAGGTGCGCTGGGACCACAGCCTCGACATCATCGGCGAACAGGATTGCGCCCGGCTGGCCGACGACTTCCTCGCCTTGCTGGCGGAGGTGGCCGAGGACCCGTCGATACCGGCTCGGCGGCCGAAGGGCTCGGTGGCCGTCGCCGCCACCTTCGCGCTGGGCAACCTGCCCGCGCTGCTGTCGAACACTCTCGGCGAAGCCGGGCTCGACCTCGCCGAGGCGCCCTATCACCAGGTGCTGGCCGGCCTGCTCGACCCGGCCGGTGTGTTCGCCGAACCCTCGGCCGCGGCGGGGGTGGTGCTGCTGCGCGCGGGTGACTTCGGCCGGTTCGGCGCGGTCACCGAACAGTCGCTGACCGACCTCGGCGTGCGGTATGCCGACGCAGTGCGGTCGCTGGCCGACCGGACCGGGATGCCGCTGATCGTCGGGTTCCCGCCGGACCGCGCCGCGGACGACGGCACCCGCCGGTGGGAGCGGGATTTGGCCGCACAGCTGCGCGGGCATCCCGGGATCGCGGTGCTGGAAGGTGACGACTGGACTCGCGGGCTCTCGGTCGCGGAGCCCTTTGACGAACGCGCCGAAGCTCTCGCGCACATGCCGTTTCACGTCGAGTTCGAAGCGGTGATCGCGATCACCGTCACCGACGTCCTCACGAGCATCCGCCGTCCACCCCCGAAGGTGATCGTGGTCGACGGCGACGAGACGTTGTGGGGTGGTGTCGCGGGCGAAGCGGGCCCGGACGCGGTCAAGCTGACCGGCGCGCGTGCGCTGCTGGCCCGCGCGCTGCTGGCGTGGCGCTCGGCGGGTGTGCTGCTGGCGCTGGTGTCGAACAACGACGAGGCCACGGTGCGCGCCGTGCTCGACCGGCCGGACAGTGTGCTGGGAGCCGGGCACTTCACCGTGATCGCGGCGGGCTGGGAACCGAAACCGGTGCGGGTCGAGGCGGTGGCCGATGAACTGAAGCTCGGCCTGGATTCGTTCCTGTTCCTCGATGACAACCCGGTGGAGATCGCCGCCATGCGGTCGGCGCTTCCCCAGGTGCTGTCGGTGACCTGCCCGCCTGCCGGGGAACTCGGCCCTTTCCTCCGGAGGCTGTGGCCGATCGTGCCGCGCCCGGCCACGGCCGAGGACGCGGCGCGTGCCGACTTCTACCGCCAGGAGGGCGTCCGCGCGCGTGCGCGGGAGCGGACGACGTACGCCGAGTTCCTCGACCAGCTCGGGCTCGAACTCGATGTCCGGCCGTTGACCCCGGCGTCGGCCGCGCGGTCGGTGCAGCTCGTCCGCCGGACGACCCAGTTCACCCTGCGGTCCGAGACGCTCGACGAATCGGCGTTGGCGCAACGGAAGCGAGACGGCGAGGTGTGGACCGCGTCCGCCCGCGACCGGTTCGGGGACTACGGCCAGATCGGGCTGGTGGTGGTGCGCAAGGACAACACGACGCTCGAAGTGCTCACCTGGGCGTTGAGCTGTCGCGTGCTCGGCCGCGGTGTCGAGGAGCAGCTGCTCGACTGGCTCGCCGATCGCGCCGGCGCGCTCCGGTGTACCGCGGTGCGCCTGGTCGCTGACCGCACACCTCGCAACATCCCGGCGCGGCGCCTCGTCTCCGCGCTGGGCGGAGGGCCGGTCGATCAGGAGCGGCTGGAGGCGATCGTCGCCCCGGCCCAGCTGCGGCGGTTCCGGCACTGGGACCCCGAAACGCACAGCGGGGAAGGTGTTCGATGACCGCGCCCGACCGCCGGTACGAAGCCGAGCTGCTCGAAAGCGGTGGCGACCTGCCCGCGCGGGTGGCCGGGCTGCTGGCCGCGCTCCGGCCATCGACGGCGGCCGTGCCCGCCGGCGCCGAACCGGCACACCCCCGAGCCCACTGGACCGTGCGGGACCTGACCTCGGCCATCGTCGCCGAAGCGGGCAAAGTGCTGCCAGGCAAGGCGATCAGCGCCGACGTGGACCTGTTCGACGCGGGCGCGTCCTCGGTCGACGCGGTCGAACTGGTCGCGGCGCTCGACCGTGAGCTGGGCGTGCGGTTCGAGCTGGACGAGGTCTTCGCCGACGCCCGGCCCGGCAGGCTCGCCGGGCGGTGGCTGGCCGCCGCCGAACCGGCGGGCTCGGATCTGGAGCTGATCGCGGCCGACCTGTCACTGGCCGACGATCTGCCCTGGTGCGACTCGCCGCCACCACGCGTTCCCGGCGTCATCCTGCTGACCGGCGCCACCGGGTTCCTCGGCGGTCACCTGCTGCTCGAACTGCTGAGGCGGGGTGACGCGCAGGTGGTGTGCCTCGTGCGCGGCGCCGATGACGAGGACGCGGCCCGCAGGCTCGGCGACGCGCTGGCCGGTTGGGACCTGCCGTGGTCGGGCGAGGTCCGCCGCCGGGTGCGGGTGATCGCCGGCGACATCCGGCGGCCACGGCTCGGGCTGCCGGCCCACGAGTGGGACCGGCTGGCACGGGAGCTGGACTCGGTGGTCAACGTCGCCGCCGCGGTGGACTTCCTGCGCGGCTACCCGTCCCTGCGTCTGTCCAATGTGGTCGCCGTGCGCACGCTCGCCGAGCTCGCGATGACGGGCAGGCCGAAACCACTGCACCATGTCTCCTCACTCGCGGTGTTCAACGAGATCGGCATCGCCTCGATGGGCGAGGACGATCCACTCGCCCACCTCACCCGGCTCGTGACCGGGTACGACAAGTCGAAGTGGGCCGCGGAGGCCCTGCTGCGGCGTGCCCGCGAACGCGGGCTGTCCGCGACCGTGCTGCGGCCGGGCGGCATCGGCGGGCACACCGGGACCGGCGCGTACAACGCCCGCGACCTCAGCTCCGGCTTCATGGCGGCGTTTTCCCGGCATGGCGCGATTCCGGCCTTCCGGTATCTCAACGTCGCGCCGGTGGACTGGGTCAGCGCGATGGCGGCGGCGATCGTGTACGAGCCGTCGGGGTGGGGGCACGACTACCACCTTTCCGGTCGTCCGAACTCGATGGCGGATCTGATCCGCGACCGGGAGCTCGGCGGCGCCAACGTGGTGGTGATGGAGTGGGACGACTGGCGGGCGGACTTCCTGGCGCGCGCCGAAGCCGACCCCATGCCCCAGCTGGAGTTCCTGGCCAGGGTGCTGCGCAGCCCGACCGCGGTGAAGCTCTGCGAAGCCAACCTGACGGGCCCCGCCGCGACGGGCACCCGGGCCGAGGCGTTCGCCGCGCGGCACGATCTCCCCGCACCTGTCCGTTATGACGCCAAGAGCGGCCTGAAGACCTACGAGCGGATGATCCGTGACGGCCTGATCACGCCGCCCGGCCCGGACGATCCGCCGCACCTGTGGTTCCCCGAGACGATGAAGGGCAAGCTCGGCCCGGCAGGCGAGCAGGCCAGGACCCCGTGCTCGCTGCGGTTGACCTTGTCGATCGCGAGCATGTACCAGGTGCTGCGCGAGGGAAAACGAACACTCGACGTGCGGCAGGGGCGCTTGAAGTGCGCCGAACTGCACGAGCGGCCATTGACCGTGGAGTCCGGGGAGGTATGGATCCGCCCGGAGGCTGGCATCCCGCTGCGGCACGGCTTCGAGCACCCGTTGTTGCGGTACCAGCTGACCCTGCGTGACGCCGATGGGCGGCTCTGGTGGCTGGAAGGCTGGAAAACCGCCCGCGCCCGGCGCGATCTGTGGAAGCAATCAAGGACGCTCGCCGTCGAAATCGGCAGACAGGGGGAGCCCGCGAGTTTCGCCGGTGTGCTGAAGGTGCCGTCGAAAAGCTATCTGCGAGAGCAGGTCGAGGGCATCGGGGTCGATCCACGACTGTCCATTCAGGAGCAACGCACGGCCAAACTGGCGTGGCTCGGGTGGTTCCTGCCGGAAATGGGCAAGGGCCTCGCCGAACCAGGACTGCGCCTGCTGGCGGATCTGCTGGACCTTCGCCGGGACGCCATCGACCGGCAGGCCGACGCCGATCGCGCGCAGGACCGCGAAACGATCAGGAAAAGGGGGCGATCCCGATGACTTCGCCGACCCCGGTGGTGCCGTTGACCGCGGCCAGGTTCGGCGGCGCCGTCATCGAACCGGTCCCGTTCACCACCTCCGACGGCGTGGAGCTGGGCCTCTGCCGGATCGGCGGGCACAGCGGCGGCCCCGCCGTGCTGCTCATCCACGGGCTCACCGTGTCCAGCGAGATGTTCGCCCTGTCCGAGACCCGCAACCTGGTGGACAGCCTGCTCGACGCGGGCTACGAGCCGTGGCTGCTGGATTGGCGGGGTAGCCGCGCGTTGCCGTACAACGAAGGGCGCGTGCGCTACACGTTCGACGACGTCGCGCTGTACGACATCCCGGAGGCCGTGTCGTACGTCCGCGGGCGGATCGGCGACCGGAAGCTGTTCGTGGTGTCCCACTGTGTCGGCGCGATGTCGCTGGGGATGTCCATGGCGGCCGGTCTCGTCCCCGGGCTGGCCGGCGTCGTGGCGCACTCGGTGTTCCTGACCCCCAAACTGGAGCCGAAAGCGCGATTGAGAGTGCACCTCGGCTGTGAACTGCTGCGGTCGCGGTTCACCCGGATACCCGTGGACATCAGGCAAGCGGGGCTGCGATCGAGGTACACGCCGATCTTCGCGCTGGCCTCCCTGCGCGCGGATTGCCCGGACCCGACCTGCCAGATGCTGCACAATTCCGCGTGGGGGACCGGCGCCTCGCTGTTCGAGCACGAGAAGCTCGCCAAACGCACGCACGATCGGCTGGCCGAATTGTTCGGGCCCATGCCGACCTGGACCCTGCCGCATCTGCGGCGTAGCGAACTCGCGCACGCGGTGGTGCGCTGGAACACCCGCGATCACCGCTACGACCGCCTTCCCGAGAACGCGCTGGACAGCGCGGACCGCATCGACACGCCGATACTGCTGCTTTCGGGAAGTGAGAACAAACTCTGGCGGGATTCCAATCGGCTGTGCCATGAGATCCTCGCCAGACGCCAGCCGCGATTGGATGTTCGATATACGGAGATTCCCGGCTATGGACATATGGACGCGTTCCTGGGACGCGGTGCGGCACTCGACGTGTTCGGGCGGATCATCGATTTTCTCGACGAGCACTGACCGAATGGGTCAGCGTTGGCGGGCCGGGCGGATGATCAGCTCGTTGACGTCGACTTCGGGTGGCTGGGCGAGAGCGAAGGCGATGGCGTCGGCGATCGCGCCGGGCGGGATGGAGTCGGCGCGGTAGGTGCGCATGGCCTCGCGCGCGCCTGGCTCGGTGATCGTCGACGCGAGCTCGGACTCGACGACGCCGGGGCTGACCGTGGTGACGCGGATGCTCGGATCGGCCTCCTGGCGCAGGCCCTCGGTGATCGCCCAGGCCGCGTACTTCGTGCCGCTGTAGACCGCGGAGGTGGGGACGACCTGGTGTGCGCCGATGGACGCGACGGTGACGAAGTGCCCGGCGCCCTGCCCGCGGAAGATCGGGAGTGCGGCGGCGATGCCGTTGAGCAGGCCGCGGATGTTGACGTCGATCATCCGGTCCCACTCGTCGACCAGCAGGGAATCCAAGCGGGACAGGGGCATTACGCCCGCGTTGTTGACCAGCACGTCCACGCGGCCGTGCTCGCGCTGGGCGCGGGTGGCGAACTCGGTGACACTCGCGCGGTCGGTGACGTCGAGGCGGCGGATGTCGATGGCGCCGCCGCTCGCGCGGACCTTGGCCGCGAGCTCGGCCAGGCGGTCTTCGCGGCGGGCTCCGGCGACGACCTGGTGGCCTTCGGCGGCGAGGCGGAGTGCGGTGGCCTCGCCGATGCCGCTGCTCGCTCCGGTCACCAGAATGACTTTGCGGGTGGTGATGCTCATTTGTGCTCCTTAAACAATGGGGTGTTTTGGGCATGGCTTCGCCCCGGTGGGAATTGGCGGGTTTTTATGCGGAGGTCAGGCTGCCGAGCAGTGCCAGTGCCTCTTCGGATCGGCTTCCCGGATCGGCTTGATACACCACGAGTTGCTGGCCCGGCGCGCTGTTCACGGTCAGGGATTCGTAGTGCAGAACGAGATCGCCGACCAGCCGGTGGTGAAAACGTTTCGTCTCCGTGGTCTTCTGCCGGATGTCGTGGCGTGCCCAGAGTTTGCGGAATTCCGGGCTTTTCACCGACAGCTCGCCGACGGTCCGGATCACCAGGGGGTCGTCGGGGTCGAGCCCCGCCGCCGCGCGCAGGCCACCGACCGTGTTGAGCGCGACGCGTTCCCAGTCGGGGTAGAACTCGCGCGCGCTCGGGTCGAGGAACACCAGCCGGACCAGATCGTCGCTGTGGGGGTGGCCGCTGAACAGCGCCCGGCCGAGCTGGTTGCCCGCCAGCACGGTCAAGCAGCGGCCGAGCACCACCGCCGGGGTACGCGGCCAGGCGTCCATCAGCTGCACCAGGTGGCGGCTCACGCGTTCCCGCTGCTCGGTCCGCTTTCGGCGGGGCGCCGAAGGGTGGGCCAGGTCGTGCAGGTAGGTGATCGCGTCGTCGTCCAGCCGCAGCGCTCGCGCCAGCGCGTCCACTACCTGGGCTGACGGGTTTTTCTCACGTCCCTGTTCCAGCCGCACGTAATAGTCGGTGCTGACTCCGGCCAGCAGCGCGACCTCTTCGCGTCGTAAGCCCGGCACCCGCCGTCGTGGCCCGGCCTCGAGGCCCAGTTCCTCCGGGTCCACCAGTTCGCGGCGGGCCCGGAGGAACTGTCCGATGAGGTTCATGGACCCAGGCTAAGACCGTGGCCGGGGGAGTGGGGCGCTCAAGGTGGCTGCCTCACACCCACCCTTCACGCGCGGTGAGGGTGAGGAAGACCTGCTCGACTTCGTCCAGTGGCTGGACGCTGCGATGGGCGCGGGAGAGCACTACCGCGCCTTCGACGCCGGCGAGCAGTGCCATGGCGAGGCCGGGGGACGGGGTCGTGTCGTCGTGGGAAAGGAGGGTGGCCAGGGGGTCTTGCAGGCTGGAGAGCGCGGTCGCGACCGCGGTGCGCACCTGCGGGTGGTTCACGACGTCGTCGACGACCATCGCCACGAGTGGGCAGCCCAGTGCGTAGTCGGTTCGCAGGAGTTCGTCGCGCCAGAAGCCGACGAGGAGGCGGACGACATCGCTGGGCGAGGGGCGGGGTTGGGTTTGGGCCGCTTCCCGCAGCAGGCCGGCCGTTCGGGACATGTTGTGGTCGATGACGGCGAGTACGAGTTCCTCTTTGCCGCCGGGGAAGTGATGGCCGAGTGCGCCGCGGGCGGTGCCGGCCGCCTCGACGATGTCGCGCAGGCCGGTTCCGGTGACGCCGCGGGCGCGGAACAGGTGCTCGGCCGCGGCGACGGTGCGGTCGCGGCTGTCGGTGCGCTTGCCCATGTTCGCCCTTTCGGGACTGGTGGGAGGACGAGTGTCATACTATCTTCGATCCTACTAGGACAGTTGTCCGAGTAGATGGAGGGGCGATGCACGTCGTGGTGGGAGCCACCGGGGGCGCGGGGGCCGCGGTGGTCGAGGAGCTGGTGGCCCGTGGTGAGAAGGTGCTCGCGGTCAGCCGGGGAGGCGGCGCTGTCGCGGGAGCCGAGGGGGTTGCCGCGGATGCGAGTGATCAGGCGCGGATGCGGGAGGTCTGCGCCGGGGCGAGTGTGGTGTACAACTGCGTGAATCCGCCGTTCGGGCAGTGGATGCGGGTGTTTCCCGAGGTCGTCCGTGCGCTGAGCGCGGCCGCGGGTGCGGCGGGCGCGGTGCTGGCGTTCGCGGATGACACTTGGATGTACGGCCGGGTGGACGGGCCGATGCGGGAGGACACGGCGGTTCGGCCGGTGACCGACTTCGGGGTGTTCCGGGCGTGGCTGGCCGAGCTGACGATGGCCGGGCACCATCGCGGCGAGGTGCGGGTCGTGATCGCGCGTGGTGGCGAGCTTTACGGGCCGCGGGTCGAATCCGTGCTGGGGCAGAACCTGTTCGGGCGGGTGGTGGCCGGGCGGCGGCCGGTGTGGCTCGGTGATCCTGAGCTGCCGATCACTCCTACCTTCATCGGGGATTTCGCCCGTGCGTTGGTCACGGTCGCCGCGGATCCCGCGGCGCATGGCGAAATTTGGCATGTGCCGAACGATGTTCCGACGACGGGGCGTGAGTTCATGGGCGTGCTCGGGGCGCAGGTGGGCAAGGCGGCGAAACCGGTGACGATTTCGTCGAGCAGGGTGTGGCCGCTCAAAGCGGTTTCCGCTGTGGTGCGGCAGGGTGCGTCGCTGCTGTATCAGTTCGAGCAGCCGTTCGTCGTGGACTCGGGGAAGTTCCGTTCGCGATATGACTTCGAACCGACGCGCTACGACGATGGCATCGCGCGGACGATTGCTTGGTATCGCGCCAATCCGCACCTTGTCCGGGCCGGTCTGGTCCCTCGCTGAGGCGGCCTGCTCAGAACAATGTCGCGGGCTCGATCGGCTCGGGTTCGGGTAGGGCTTCGAGACTGGGGACGAGTGCCCGGACGTCGTCGTGGAAGCGGCGGGCGAGCTCGGGTGCGTCGTTGTTGTCGGGGGTGTGCAGGAAGACCGTCGGCGAGCGGCCCTCGCGGAGCCAGCCCGCGACCGTTTCGGCCCATGGCTGCCAGCCGTTGACCGTCTCCTCGACCGAATCACGGCCCAAGTAGCGGATGATCGGCTGGTCGGTGAGGGCGTGCGTCCGGCGGGGGAGCCGGGGTTTCTTGGTCCAGGCGTCCTGCTCGGCCTCGCTGGTCGGCGGGCTCTGGAAGAAGACCGTGGTGTCGAACGGGACCCACTCGGCGTTCGCGGCGGCGAGTGCCGACTCCAGTCGTGCGGTGGCGCCGGTGTCGGTGAAGAACAAGGGGTGACGGACTTCCACGGCGCGGCGGCGGTTCGCGGGGAGTCTGCGCAGGAAACGGATGAGGGCGTCGACGTCCGAGGGGGCGAAGGCGCCGGGGAGCTGGGTCCAGAGGACCGCTCGGTCGCCCAGTGGCTCGATGGCGTCCAGGAACGTGCGCATCTCCGTCTCGACCGCGGCGAAGCGGCGCTCGTGAGTGACGAGCTTGGGGAGTTTGACGATGAAGCGGAAGTCGGGACCGGTCTGCTGGGCCCAGGTCTCGACGGTGGTGCGGGCGGGGGTCGCGTAGAAGGTGGTGTTGCCCTCGACCGCGTTGCACCAGCCCGCGTAGGCGCGCAGGCGCTCGGCCGCCGGCAGGGATTGCGGCAGGAAACGGCCGGGCCAGGCCTTGTGGTTCCACATCGCGCAGCCGACATGAAGACGCGGCACACCCTCGGTCATAGGTGGAAATTACTACCCGGGCGACCTGGTCACTCATGGTGACAGGATGCTCACCAAAAGATTTGAAAATTCTTGAAACCCGGGATGTCGAATCCCGGGGGTGCCGTTCGTGGAGTGGGTGAGTGGCCGCCAGTGAGGCGCCGCCGGAGCACACAGGAGATCGAAATGTCGCACCCCGCACCCGTCGCCCGCCGCATGTACGACCTGATCGAGCCGATCGGCGTGGTGCCCTACCTCACCGACGGCGCCGACGACGCGCTGATGGCGCTGGGCCTGCGCAACCAGTGGGACGCCTACTTCGCCGGGCGGGCCGCGCCGTTCGGCCGGTCCGTGCCCGCCGAGGTGGTGCACGCGGTCTTCTACAACTTCGCGCCCGGTGAAGTGGCACGCCACATCCCGAAGGTGTGGGAGCTGACCACACCGGAGGCGGCGCTGGAGGCGCGCGAGCGGGGCTGTGTCGCGGCGATCCGGCGGGTCGCCGGTGACCTCGCCGATGACCCCGGCGTCGCTCGCGCCGCGGACCTGCTGCTGAGGGCGGCGACCAGCGCGCCGGTCGAAGGACGCGCCCTGTTCGCCGCGCTGCGCAGGCTCCCGGTGCCGGAGGAGCCCGTGGCCCGGCTGTGGCACGCGGCCACCCTGCTGCGTGAGCACCGCGGCGACGGCCACAACGCCGCGCTGCTGACCGAGGGCATCGGCGGGACGGAGGCGCATGTGCTCTTCGCGCTGTCCATGGACATGCCCGCGCACGAGTTCGGCCGGGTCCACCACCTGCCCGCCGCGCAGCTGACCGCCGTCATCGACGGCATGCGCGACCGTGGCCTCGTCGGGGAAGACGGGTGGCTCACCGCCGAGGGCCGGGCGACGAAGGAACGTGTCGAGGCGATGACCGACCGGCTCGCCGAGGCGCCCTACAACGTGGTGAGCCCCGATGAGGTCGAGAGCCTCGTCGCCGACCTCACGCCGATCTCGGCCGCCATCCAGAAAGACTTCCCGTGGTGAAAAATGCCGTCCCGGATGATCGAATCACCGTATCCGTGAAAATTGTTCCGGCCACGCAGAGCGAGTGAGTGGACACGTAGCAATTCAGTGCACGCCTGGGTGACGCCATTCGGTCGAGAATGACCGCAACTGAATGCAGGAAAGTACTCGGAGGCCATTCGGTCGTCAGCGTCATGGGGTATTGACAGTCTCTTCGAGGCGGCGGTTAGCTGAGTTCCGGTTTTTCCTTTACCCATTGGGGTTGTTCGAGGGAGCGGGCATGGATACCGATCCGCTGGGGGTGCTCGGTGAGCTCCGCCGCGATCGCGGCGCGGTGTTCACCAGGCGACGCGGTGAGATCTACGTTTCCGATCCGGCGCTCGCGAAAGAGATATTGGCGAACAATGACGGCATTTTCCGGGAGCATTCCGATTTCTTCCGGATCAAGACGGGAAACTTCGCACCGCGGTCCGCTCAGGTCGAAATCGGGCGGGCCGCGCGGGTGCTGCTCCGGCGCCACGCGAACGACCACGCGGACGAATTACCCGCGCTCGTCTCCGGGCTGGCGCCGGGAAGTCAGTGGCCGGACGCGGGAAACCGGATCGTGTACGAGCATTTCCGCCCGGCGCTGATCGGCGCCGCGCCCTCGGCCGCGCTGCGCGCGGTGGTGGACCAGATCGTCGAACGGGCGGTGCTGGCCGGGGCGCGCGAGCGGTATTCCCGGTTCGCCCGCCACCGGTTCCGCGCCCGCGTGACACGGACACTGTGCGCGGAGATCGCCGCCCGGCGCGCGCGTCCCGCCGCCGAGCCCGCCGACCTGCTCGACGTCGTCGCGGCCGCGGCGACCGCGCGCACCCGTGACGCCGACCTCGCCGAGGTGTTCCTTTCCTGCCTGTTCGCGGTCGCGGGCTCGGTCGGTTTCCTGCTCGGCTGGTCGCTCTACCTGGTGGGCACCTCGGACGAGGAGCCCGCGCACCCGGCGTGGGTGGTGCGCGAGGCGCTGCGGTTGTGGCCGGTGGCGTGGCTGTTCGGCCGCACCCCCAACCGTGAGCACCAGCTCGCCGAACTCACCGCGAAACCCGCCGACGAGGTCGTCGTCTGCAGTTACCTCGTGCACCGCGATCCCGCGCACTGGACCGAACCGGACGAGTTCCGCCCCGACCGGTGGGCCGAGGGCGCGGGCCAGGAGGCGTTCATCCCGTTCGGCTGGGGACCGCACGCCTGCACCGGCGCCGGCGTCGCGACCCAGGTGACCGAGGCACTCGTCGGGCTGATCACCTCGGCCTACCGGCTCCACGTCACCGCACCGACGTCCCGGCCCCAGGTCTCGGCGGCGCTCGCGCCACCGAGGTTCCACCTGCGGCTGGACCCCGTTTCGCCGCCTGAGGGGAGGTGAGCACCTTGTCGAAGATCTTCCGCGCCACGCTGTCCGCGCTGAACATCCGCAAGTCCGACCGGCAGTACCGCTGGTACCTGTACCACCACATCTGACCGACCGGCGGGGAGCGGCCGGACGGCCCGCTCCCCGCCCCGGCGACCGGAGTACCGATGGACCCGGATGTGCTGCGCGACCTGCGCGGGCCGAGCGCGGCCGCGGGCGGCGTGTTCTGGCAGACCGAGCGGCAGCTCATGGTGTTCGACGCCGACGCCGCCGCGCAGGCCAACACCGACAACTACGCCGACCTGACGCTGCCCGACCGCCTGCGCGACCTCCTGCTGCGCAGGCCCAGCACCCCGGTCTCCTGGAAACGCGTCCGCTCGGCCTGGATGACCCAGCTGCGCACACTCGGCGGCGAAGCGGGCCTCGCCGCGCTGGACGCCAGGATGGATTCGCTCCTGCGCGCCCGGACCGGCGTGCCCGTGAACCTGCCATGGCTCGCCCACGAGGTCAGTTTCCGCTCCCTGCTCCCGATCGTGCTCGACGGACTGTCCCCATCGGACAGTGCGAAGATCACCGAAGACGCGATCGCGAAACTCGCCAGGCTGCTGGGCGAGGCCGTCGAAGACCCGCCATGGTGGCGCTCATGGCGCCCACTGTCCATTCAGGTCAAAGCGGGCCTGGTCGTCCGCCGCGCACTGCGCCGCCGCTCGCGTGACCCTCGCGCGGACCTCACCCAGCCGATCGCCGAACTACTCGGCGAGCTCGGCATGGACCGCGCCGTCGACGCCGTCACCGCCGTCCTCACCGCGATCGCCGGCCCGCCCGGCGCGGCCGAGGGCTGCGTCATGTACGAGCTGGTCACCCGCCCCGACTGGGCGGACCGCCTCGCCGCCGAGTTCGCCTCGGTGAGCACCGCCGAGCTGTACGGCTCCGGCACCCGCTGCGCGCCCGTGGCACACCGGTTCGTGAAGGAAGTGTTGCGCCGCTGGACCTCCCCGACGATGTTGACCC encodes:
- a CDS encoding HAD-IIIC family phosphatase translates to MSDLREPVLERLSAGIGDLMGLAPGSLDVRVPLSAVGMDSVMAMRTQEWADTAFGRALPVALLLGGASVNDLADHLMSQPAAGGAVAARRDDALRYPVTRDVTRLLRAEQRGTPSVTHHLGFAARLSTATTRDRLAGVLAGIAGRHAALRTAIVPDGEHGHLFEITRAQDLPLLRWSIVDDDVDVERRLRALMEEPFDLASAPLWRFELLEAPSGRQVLIYGAHHAVSDASSLVRVAAEIGAAVSGDDAPAVVSDQDIEDLLRAQPADPATASEWGELFTGCRRLDLTLTRPRPSKRTFRTATRIVTVPQDLAERVAAQAAGLGITPATVWLGALQVFLARLRDRDRFALAVPVDTRMRAGAAEALGFFGVPLPFPARVTAGESVLEVLRRTETRLVRLLDEGTSFLDAIPVLIGEKLHRENAPLVEVYFNYLASAPGGVRGLEILPVGTGYSDVDLMVTVLPALGQVRWDHSLDIIGEQDCARLADDFLALLAEVAEDPSIPARRPKGSVAVAATFALGNLPALLSNTLGEAGLDLAEAPYHQVLAGLLDPAGVFAEPSAAAGVVLLRAGDFGRFGAVTEQSLTDLGVRYADAVRSLADRTGMPLIVGFPPDRAADDGTRRWERDLAAQLRGHPGIAVLEGDDWTRGLSVAEPFDERAEALAHMPFHVEFEAVIAITVTDVLTSIRRPPPKVIVVDGDETLWGGVAGEAGPDAVKLTGARALLARALLAWRSAGVLLALVSNNDEATVRAVLDRPDSVLGAGHFTVIAAGWEPKPVRVEAVADELKLGLDSFLFLDDNPVEIAAMRSALPQVLSVTCPPAGELGPFLRRLWPIVPRPATAEDAARADFYRQEGVRARARERTTYAEFLDQLGLELDVRPLTPASAARSVQLVRRTTQFTLRSETLDESALAQRKRDGEVWTASARDRFGDYGQIGLVVVRKDNTTLEVLTWALSCRVLGRGVEEQLLDWLADRAGALRCTAVRLVADRTPRNIPARRLVSALGGGPVDQERLEAIVAPAQLRRFRHWDPETHSGEGVR
- a CDS encoding thioester reductase domain-containing protein; this encodes MTAPDRRYEAELLESGGDLPARVAGLLAALRPSTAAVPAGAEPAHPRAHWTVRDLTSAIVAEAGKVLPGKAISADVDLFDAGASSVDAVELVAALDRELGVRFELDEVFADARPGRLAGRWLAAAEPAGSDLELIAADLSLADDLPWCDSPPPRVPGVILLTGATGFLGGHLLLELLRRGDAQVVCLVRGADDEDAARRLGDALAGWDLPWSGEVRRRVRVIAGDIRRPRLGLPAHEWDRLARELDSVVNVAAAVDFLRGYPSLRLSNVVAVRTLAELAMTGRPKPLHHVSSLAVFNEIGIASMGEDDPLAHLTRLVTGYDKSKWAAEALLRRARERGLSATVLRPGGIGGHTGTGAYNARDLSSGFMAAFSRHGAIPAFRYLNVAPVDWVSAMAAAIVYEPSGWGHDYHLSGRPNSMADLIRDRELGGANVVVMEWDDWRADFLARAEADPMPQLEFLARVLRSPTAVKLCEANLTGPAATGTRAEAFAARHDLPAPVRYDAKSGLKTYERMIRDGLITPPGPDDPPHLWFPETMKGKLGPAGEQARTPCSLRLTLSIASMYQVLREGKRTLDVRQGRLKCAELHERPLTVESGEVWIRPEAGIPLRHGFEHPLLRYQLTLRDADGRLWWLEGWKTARARRDLWKQSRTLAVEIGRQGEPASFAGVLKVPSKSYLREQVEGIGVDPRLSIQEQRTAKLAWLGWFLPEMGKGLAEPGLRLLADLLDLRRDAIDRQADADRAQDRETIRKRGRSR
- a CDS encoding alpha/beta hydrolase, with amino-acid sequence MTSPTPVVPLTAARFGGAVIEPVPFTTSDGVELGLCRIGGHSGGPAVLLIHGLTVSSEMFALSETRNLVDSLLDAGYEPWLLDWRGSRALPYNEGRVRYTFDDVALYDIPEAVSYVRGRIGDRKLFVVSHCVGAMSLGMSMAAGLVPGLAGVVAHSVFLTPKLEPKARLRVHLGCELLRSRFTRIPVDIRQAGLRSRYTPIFALASLRADCPDPTCQMLHNSAWGTGASLFEHEKLAKRTHDRLAELFGPMPTWTLPHLRRSELAHAVVRWNTRDHRYDRLPENALDSADRIDTPILLLSGSENKLWRDSNRLCHEILARRQPRLDVRYTEIPGYGHMDAFLGRGAALDVFGRIIDFLDEH
- a CDS encoding SDR family oxidoreductase, translating into MSITTRKVILVTGASSGIGEATALRLAAEGHQVVAGARREDRLAELAAKVRASGGAIDIRRLDVTDRASVTEFATRAQREHGRVDVLVNNAGVMPLSRLDSLLVDEWDRMIDVNIRGLLNGIAAALPIFRGQGAGHFVTVASIGAHQVVPTSAVYSGTKYAAWAITEGLRQEADPSIRVTTVSPGVVESELASTITEPGAREAMRTYRADSIPPGAIADAIAFALAQPPEVDVNELIIRPARQR
- a CDS encoding helix-turn-helix domain-containing protein; protein product: MNLIGQFLRARRELVDPEELGLEAGPRRRVPGLRREEVALLAGVSTDYYVRLEQGREKNPSAQVVDALARALRLDDDAITYLHDLAHPSAPRRKRTEQRERVSRHLVQLMDAWPRTPAVVLGRCLTVLAGNQLGRALFSGHPHSDDLVRLVFLDPSAREFYPDWERVALNTVGGLRAAAGLDPDDPLVIRTVGELSVKSPEFRKLWARHDIRQKTTETKRFHHRLVGDLVLHYESLTVNSAPGQQLVVYQADPGSRSEEALALLGSLTSA